The following coding sequences lie in one Salvia hispanica chloroplast, complete genome genomic window:
- the psaC gene encoding photosystem I subunit VII gives MSHSVKIYDTCIGCTQCVRACPTDVLEMIPWDGCKAKQIASAPRTEDCVGCKRCESACPTDFLSVRVYLWHETTRSMGLAY, from the coding sequence ATGTCACATTCAGTAAAGATTTATGATACATGTATAGGATGTACCCAATGTGTCCGGGCGTGCCCCACCGATGTATTAGAAATGATACCTTGGGATGGATGTAAAGCTAAACAAATTGCTTCTGCCCCAAGGACCGAAGACTGCGTTGGTTGTAAGAGGTGTGAATCCGCGTGTCCAACGGATTTTTTGAGTGTTCGTGTTTATTTATGGCATGAAACAACTCGGAGTATGGGTCTAGCTTATTGA
- the ndhF gene encoding NADH-plastoquinone oxidoreductase subunit 5 produces the protein MQQIYQYGWILPFVPLPVPMLIGVGLLLFPTATKNMRRMWAFASILLLSIVMIFSTNLSIQQVNSTSIHQYVWSWTLDNDFSLEFGCLIDPLTSIMSMLITTVGIMVLIYSDNYMAHDQGYLRFFAYMSFFSTSMLGLVTSSNLIQIYFFWELVGMCSYLLIGFWFTRPPASNACQKAFVTNRVGDFGLLLGILGFYWITGSFEFRDLFEILNNFIYNNEVNFSFVTLCATLLFAGAVAKSAQFPLHVWLPDAMEGPTPISALIHAATMVAAGIFLVARLLPLFAVIPHIMNFISLIGTITLLLGATLALAQKDIKRGLAYSTMSQLGYMMLALGMGSYRSALFHLITHAYSKALLFLGSGSVIHSMETVVGYSPDKSQNMVLMGGLTKHVPITKTSFFLGTLSLCGIPPLACFWSKDEILNDSWLYSPIFAVIAWATAGLTAFYMFRIYLLTFEGHLNINFQNYSGNQNASFYSISLWGKGYSKIINKNFSLLRMNNNESYSFFSKKTYRSHHNVRKKRGEQSFINILRFNNKNAFFYPYESDNTMLFPLLLLVLFTLFVGSIGVPFRTDLDILTKWLAASINFLGQKSKDSTDWYEFFQNATLSVSIAYFGIFIASFLYKPIYSSFKNLDLINSFVKLGPKRKYWDKFLNALYDWSYNRAYIDAFYTTSFTWGIREFAQLTYFFDRRVIDGITNGVGIMSFFVGESIKNLGGGRISSYLFFYFSCVSVFLLVYFPFLNHLF, from the coding sequence ATGCAACAAATATATCAATATGGGTGGATTTTACCTTTCGTTCCACTTCCAGTTCCTATGTTAATAGGAGTGGGACTTCTTCTTTTTCCGACAGCAACCAAAAATATGCGTCGTATGTGGGCTTTTGCAAGTATTTTATTGTTAAGTATAGTCATGATTTTTTCAACTAATCTGTCTATTCAGCAAGTCAATAGCACTTCTATCCACCAATATGTATGGTCTTGGACACTCGATAATGATTTTTCTTTAGAATTCGGTTGCTTGATCGATCCACTTACTTCTATTATGTCAATGTTAATCACTACTGTTGGAATCATGGTTCTTATTTATAGTGATAATTATATGGCTCACGATCAAGGATACTTGAGATTTTTTGCTTATATGAGTTTTTTCAGTACTTCCATGTTGGGATTAGTTACTAGTTCAAATTTGATACAAATTTATTTTTTTTGGGAACTGGTTGGAATGTGTTCCTATCTATTAATAGGGTTTTGGTTTACGCGACCTCCTGCGTCAAATGCTTGTCAAAAAGCATTTGTAACTAACCGTGTAGGGGATTTTGGTTTATTATTAGGAATTTTAGGTTTTTATTGGATAACAGGTAGTTTTGAATTTCGGGATTTATTCGAAATACTCAATAACTTCATTTATAATAATGAAGTTAATTTTTCCTTTGTTACTTTGTGTGCTACTTTATTATTTGCCGGTGCAGTTGCTAAGTCTGCACAATTTCCCCTTCATGTCTGGTTACCTGATGCTATGGAGGGACCCACTCCTATTTCGGCTCTTATACACGCTGCTACTATGGTAGCAGCGGGGATTTTTCTTGTAGCTCGCCTTCTCCCTCTTTTCGCGGTTATACCCCATATAATGAATTTCATCTCGTTGATAGGCACAATAACACTATTATTAGGAGCTACTTTAGCTCTTGCTCAAAAAGACATTAAAAGAGGTTTAGCTTATTCGACAATGTCTCAATTGGGTTATATGATGTTAGCACTAGGAATGGGGTCTTATCGAAGTGCTTTATTTCATTTGATTACTCATGCTTATTCCAAAGCATTGTTATTTTTAGGGTCGGGGTCCGTTATTCATTCAATGGAAACTGTTGTTGGCTATTCTCCGGATAAAAGTCAGAATATGGTTCTTATGGGTGGTTTAACAAAACATGTACCGATTACTAAAACTTCTTTTTTTTTAGGTACACTTTCTCTTTGTGGTATTCCGCCTCTTGCTTGTTTTTGGTCAAAAGATGAAATTCTTAATGATAGCTGGTTGTATTCGCCTATTTTTGCAGTAATAGCTTGGGCCACCGCAGGATTAACCGCATTTTATATGTTTCGCATCTATTTGCTTACTTTTGAAGGCCATTTAAATATTAATTTTCAAAATTACAGCGGGAATCAAAATGCTTCTTTCTATTCTATATCTCTATGGGGTAAGGGATATTCAAAAATAATTAATAAGAATTTTAGTTTATTAAGAATGAATAATAATGAAAGTTATTCTTTTTTTTCTAAAAAGACATATCGAAGTCATCACAATGTAAGAAAAAAGAGAGGGGAACAATCCTTTATTAATATTCTTCGTTTTAATAATAAAAACGCCTTTTTTTATCCTTATGAATCGGACAATACGATGTTATTTCCCTTACTTCTATTAGTCTTATTTACTTTGTTTGTTGGATCTATAGGAGTTCCTTTTAGAACAGATTTAGATATATTAACAAAATGGTTAGCAGCTTCTATTAACTTTTTAGGTCAAAAATCAAAAGATTCAACAGATTGGTATGAGTTTTTTCAAAATGCAACTTTGTCAGTCAGTATAGCTTATTTCGGAATATTTATCGCATCCTTTTTATATAAACCCATTTATTCTTCTTTTAAAAATTTGGATTTAATAAATTCATTTGTGAAGTTAGGGCCAAAAAGAAAATATTGGGATAAATTTCTAAACGCTCTATATGATTGGTCATATAATCGGGCTTATATCGATGCTTTTTATACAACATCCTTTACTTGGGGAATAAGAGAATTCGCTCAATTAACTTATTTTTTTGATAGACGAGTAATTGATGGAATTACGAACGGGGTTGGTATCATGAGTTTCTTTGTAGGAGAAAGTATAAAAAATTTAGGGGGTGGCCGTATTTCTTCTTATCTTTTCTTCTATTTTTCTTGTGTATCCGTTTTTTTATTAGTTTATTTTCCGTTTTTGAATCATTTATTTTGA
- the ndhI gene encoding NADH-plastoquinone oxidoreductase subunit I encodes MFPMLTRFLNSGQQTIRAARYIGQGFVITLSHANRLPVTIQYPYEKLITSERFRGRIHFEFDKCIACEVCVRVCPIDLPVVDWKLQTDIRKKRLLNYSIDFGICIFCGNCVEYCPTNCLSMSEEYELSTYNRHELNYNQIALGRLPVSIIEDYTIRTISSNLPQLNNV; translated from the coding sequence ATGTTCCCTATGCTAACTCGGTTCTTGAACTCTGGTCAACAAACAATACGAGCTGCCAGATACATTGGTCAAGGTTTCGTGATTACCTTGTCCCATGCGAATCGTTTACCTGTAACTATTCAATACCCCTACGAAAAATTGATTACATCAGAACGTTTCCGAGGCCGAATCCACTTTGAATTTGATAAATGCATTGCTTGTGAAGTATGTGTTCGTGTATGTCCTATAGATTTACCCGTTGTAGATTGGAAATTGCAAACAGATATTCGAAAGAAACGATTACTTAATTACAGTATTGATTTTGGAATTTGTATATTTTGTGGTAATTGTGTTGAGTATTGTCCAACAAATTGTTTATCAATGTCCGAAGAATATGAGCTTTCTACTTATAATCGTCATGAATTGAATTATAATCAAATTGCTTTAGGTCGGTTACCGGTATCAATAATTGAAGATTACACAATTCGCACAATTTCTTCGAATTTACCTCAACTCAACAATGTATAA
- the rpl32 gene encoding ribosomal protein L32: MAVPKKRTSASKKRIRKNFWKRKGYWAALKAFSLGKSLSNGTSKSFFVRQTNKIKK, translated from the coding sequence ATGGCAGTTCCAAAAAAACGTACTTCTGCATCAAAAAAGCGTATTCGTAAAAATTTTTGGAAAAGGAAAGGCTATTGGGCGGCGTTAAAAGCATTTTCTTTGGGGAAATCTCTTTCTAATGGGACTTCAAAAAGTTTTTTTGTGCGACAAACAAATAAAATAAAAAAATAA
- the ndhD gene encoding NADH-plastoquinone oxidoreductase subunit 4 gives MNHFPCLTIIAVLPIFAGCLIFFLPHRGNRVIRWYTICICILELLLTTYAFCYHFQSDDPLIQLTEDYKWILFLDFHWRLGIDGLSIGPILLTGFITTLATLAAWPVTRDSRLFHFLMLAMYSGQIGLFSSRDLLLFFLMWELELIPVYLLVSMWGGKKRLYSATKFILYTAGGSIFLLMGVLGVGLYSSTEPTLNFEILANQSYPVALEIFFYIGFFLAFAVKLPIIPLHTWLPDTHGEAHYSTCMLLAGILLKMGAYGLVRINMELFPHAHSLFSPWLIIVGAMQIIYAASTSLGQRNLKKRIAYSSVSHMGFIIIGIGSITDIGLNGALLQIISHGFIGAALFFLSGTTYDRIRLLYLDEMGGIAIPMPKMFTMFSSFSMASLALPGMSGFVAELLVFFGLVTSPKFLLMTKIVITFVMAIGMILTPIYLLSMLRQMFYGYKIFNGPNSYFFDSGPREFFLSISIFLPVLGIGIYPDFVLSLSVEKVEVILSNSFYRSFFY, from the coding sequence ACGAACCATTTTCCTTGTTTAACAATAATTGCGGTTTTGCCAATATTTGCAGGTTGCTTAATTTTTTTTCTTCCACATAGGGGAAATAGAGTAATCCGATGGTATACTATATGTATATGCATCTTAGAGCTTCTTCTAACGACTTATGCATTTTGCTATCATTTTCAATCAGACGACCCATTAATCCAACTAACGGAGGATTATAAATGGATCCTTTTTTTGGATTTTCATTGGAGATTAGGAATAGATGGACTCTCTATAGGACCCATTTTACTAACGGGGTTCATCACTACTTTAGCTACTTTAGCGGCTTGGCCGGTTACTCGAGATTCTCGATTATTTCATTTCCTGATGTTAGCAATGTACAGTGGACAAATAGGATTATTTTCTTCTCGAGATCTTTTACTTTTTTTTCTCATGTGGGAGTTAGAATTAATTCCCGTTTATCTACTTGTATCCATGTGGGGAGGAAAAAAACGTCTGTATTCGGCTACAAAATTTATTTTGTACACGGCAGGGGGTTCTATTTTTCTTTTAATGGGAGTTCTGGGCGTCGGCTTATATAGTTCTACTGAACCAACATTAAATTTTGAAATATTGGCTAATCAGTCCTATCCTGTGGCCTTGGAAATATTCTTTTATATTGGATTTTTTCTTGCTTTTGCTGTCAAATTACCAATCATACCCCTACATACATGGTTACCAGATACCCACGGAGAAGCGCATTATAGTACTTGTATGCTTCTAGCCGGAATCTTATTAAAAATGGGAGCGTATGGATTAGTTCGGATCAATATGGAATTATTTCCTCATGCTCATTCGCTATTTTCTCCTTGGTTGATAATAGTGGGCGCAATGCAAATAATCTATGCAGCTTCAACATCTCTGGGTCAACGGAATTTAAAAAAAAGAATAGCCTATTCCTCTGTATCTCATATGGGTTTTATAATTATAGGAATTGGTTCTATTACGGATATCGGGCTCAACGGAGCCCTTTTACAAATAATCTCTCATGGATTTATCGGTGCTGCACTTTTTTTCTTGTCCGGAACAACTTATGATAGAATACGCCTTCTTTATCTTGATGAAATGGGTGGAATAGCTATCCCAATGCCAAAAATGTTCACGATGTTCAGTAGTTTTTCGATGGCCTCCCTCGCATTACCAGGTATGAGTGGTTTTGTTGCCGAATTACTAGTCTTTTTTGGATTAGTTACTAGTCCAAAATTTCTTTTAATGACAAAAATCGTAATTACTTTTGTAATGGCAATTGGAATGATATTAACCCCTATTTATTTATTATCTATGTTACGCCAGATGTTCTATGGATACAAGATATTTAACGGCCCAAACTCTTATTTTTTTGATTCTGGGCCGCGAGAATTTTTTCTTTCAATCTCTATTTTTTTACCCGTACTCGGTATTGGTATATACCCAGATTTCGTTCTTTCACTATCAGTTGAAAAGGTTGAAGTTATCCTATCTAATTCTTTTTATAGATCGTTTTTTTATTGA
- the ndhA gene encoding NADH-plastoquinone oxidoreductase subunit 1: MIIDIIEIEAIHSFSRLEALKEVYGIIWMLVPIFILVLGITLGVLVIVWLEREISAGIQQRIGPEYAGPLGILQALADGTKLLFKENILPSRGDTRLFSIGPSIAVISILLSYSIIPFSYHFILADLSIGVFLWIAISSLAPVGLLMSGYGSNNKYSFLGGLRAAAQSISYEIPLTLCVLSISLLSNSLSTVDIVETQSKYGFWGWNLWRQPIGFIIFLISSLAECERLPFDLPEAEEELVAGYQTEYSGIKFGLFYVASYLNLLISSLFVTVLYLGGWNLSIPNLFCPELFNINQRGKVFGTIISIFITLAKTYLFLFLSIATRWTLPRLRMDQLLNLGWKFLLPISLGNLLLTTSFQLLSL, translated from the exons ATGATAATTGATATAATAGAAATAGAAGCTATCCATTCTTTTTCCAGATTGGAAGCCTTAAAAGAAGTTTATGGGATCATATGGATGCTTGTCCCTATTTTCATTCTTGTATTAGGAATCACACTGGGTGTTTTAGTAATTGTTTGGTTAGAAAGAGAAATATCCGCAGGGATACAGCAACGTATTGGACCCGAATATGCGGGGCCTTTGGGAATTCTTCAAGCTTTAGCCGATGGTACAAAACTACTTTTCAAAGAAAATATTCTTCCATCTAGAGGAGATACTCGTTTATTCAGTATTGGTCCATCCATAGCAGTCATATCCATTTTACTAAGTTATTCAATAATTCCTTTTAGCTATCACTTTATTCTAGCTGATCTTAGTATTGGTGTTTTTTTATGGATCGCCATTTCAAGTCTTGCTCCCGTTGGATTGCTTATGTCAGGATATGGATCAAATAATAAATATTCCTTTTTAGGTGGATTAAGGGCTGCTGCTCAATCAATTAGTTATGAAATACCATTAACTCTATGTGTATTATCAATATCTCTA TTATCTAACAGTTTAAGTACAGTTGATATAGTTGAAACACAATCTAAATACGGTTTTTGGGGATGGAATTTGTGGCGTCAACCTATAGGGTTTATCATTTTTCTAATTTCTTCTCTAGCCGAGTGTGAGAGATTACCTTTTGATTTACCAGAAGCAGAAGAAGAATTAGTAGCTGGTTATCAAACCGAATATTCAGGTATAAAATTTGGCTTATTTTACGTAGCTTCGTATCTAAATCTACTAATTTCTTCATTATTTGTAACAGTTCTTTACTTGGGGGGGTGGAATCTTTCTATTCCAAACCTATTTTGTCCTGAGTTATTTAACATAAATCAAAGAGGGAAAGTTTTTGGAACAATAATCAGTATTTTTATTACACTGGCTAAAACTTATTTGTTCTTATTCCTTTCTATTGCAACAAGATGGACTTTACCAAGACTGAGAATGGACCAACTATTAAATCTTGGATGGAAATTTCTTTTACCTATTTCTTTGGGTAATCTATTATTAACGACTTCGTTCCAACTTCTTTCACTGTAA
- the ndhE gene encoding NADH-plastoquinone oxidoreductase subunit 4L produces MLEHILVLSAYLFSVGIYGLITSRNMVRALMCLELLLNSVNINFVTFSDIFDNRQLRGDIFSIFVITIAAAEAAIGPAIVSSIYRNKKSTRINQSNLLNK; encoded by the coding sequence ATGCTCGAGCATATACTTGTTTTGAGTGCCTATTTATTTTCTGTTGGTATCTATGGATTGATCACAAGTCGAAATATGGTTAGAGCCCTTATGTGCCTTGAACTTCTATTAAATTCAGTTAATATAAATTTTGTAACATTTTCTGATATTTTTGATAATCGTCAATTAAGAGGAGACATTTTTTCCATTTTTGTTATAACTATTGCAGCCGCTGAAGCAGCTATTGGACCGGCTATTGTTTCATCAATTTATCGTAACAAAAAATCAACTCGTATTAACCAATCAAACTTATTGAATAAATAG
- the rps7 gene encoding ribosomal protein S7: MSRRGTAEEKTAKSDPIYRNRLVNMLVNRILKHGKKSLAYQIIYRAMKKIQQKTETNPLSVLRQAIRGVTPDIAVKARRVGGSTHQVPIEIGSTQGKALAIRWLLAASRKRPGRNMAFKLSSELVDAAKGSGDAIRKKEETHKMAEANRAFAHFR, translated from the coding sequence ATGTCACGTCGAGGTACTGCAGAAGAAAAAACAGCAAAATCCGATCCAATTTATCGTAATCGATTAGTTAACATGTTGGTTAACCGTATTCTGAAACACGGAAAAAAATCATTGGCTTATCAAATTATCTATCGAGCCATGAAAAAAATTCAACAAAAGACAGAAACAAATCCACTATCTGTTTTACGTCAAGCAATACGTGGAGTAACTCCCGATATAGCAGTAAAAGCAAGACGTGTAGGTGGATCCACTCATCAAGTTCCCATTGAAATAGGATCCACACAAGGAAAAGCACTTGCCATTCGTTGGTTATTAGCGGCATCCCGAAAACGTCCGGGTCGAAATATGGCTTTCAAATTAAGTTCTGAATTAGTGGATGCTGCCAAAGGGAGTGGCGATGCCATACGCAAAAAGGAAGAGACTCATAAAATGGCAGAGGCAAATAGAGCTTTTGCACATTTTCGTTAA
- the ccsA gene encoding cytochrome c heme attachment protein translates to MIFSTLEHILTHISFSAVSILITINLITFFVDEIVKLYDSSEKGMIMIFLCITGLLISRWIYSKHFPLSDLYESLIFLSWSFSFIYILPYFKKDKNLLKTIISPSALFSQGFATSGLLTEIHESTILVPALQSEWLIMHVSMMLLGYVALLCGSLLSVSLLVITVRKNRRFFSTNNCLLNLNELFLLGKVEYMNEGKGKNVLQKTSFFSPINYYKSQLIQQLDYWSYRIISLGFLFLTIGILSGAVWANEAWGSYWSWDPKETWAFITWIIFAIYLHTQTNIKWKGTNSAIVAFIGFLIIWICYFGVNLLAIGLHSYGSFTLTSN, encoded by the coding sequence ATGATATTTTCAACTTTAGAGCATATATTAACTCATATTTCTTTTTCGGCTGTTTCAATTCTAATTACAATTAATTTGATAACCTTTTTTGTCGATGAAATCGTAAAACTATATGATTCATCCGAAAAGGGCATGATAATGATCTTTTTGTGTATAACAGGATTATTAATTTCTCGTTGGATTTATTCAAAACATTTTCCACTAAGTGATTTATATGAATCCTTAATCTTCCTTTCGTGGAGTTTTTCTTTTATTTATATCCTTCCATATTTCAAAAAAGATAAAAATCTTCTAAAGACAATAATTAGTCCAAGTGCTCTTTTTTCACAGGGCTTTGCTACCTCAGGTCTTTTAACTGAAATACACGAATCCACAATATTAGTACCCGCTCTTCAGTCCGAGTGGTTAATAATGCATGTAAGTATGATGCTATTAGGATATGTGGCCCTTTTATGTGGATCATTATTATCAGTATCACTTCTAGTCATTACAGTTAGAAAAAATAGAAGATTTTTTTCTACGAATAATTGTTTATTAAATTTAAACGAGTTATTTTTACTTGGTAAAGTCGAATACATGAATGAAGGAAAAGGAAAAAATGTTTTACAAAAAACTTCTTTTTTTTCTCCAATAAATTATTATAAGTCGCAATTGATTCAACAATTGGATTATTGGAGTTATCGGATTATTAGTCTAGGATTTCTCTTTTTAACGATAGGAATTCTTTCTGGAGCAGTATGGGCTAACGAAGCATGGGGATCCTATTGGAGTTGGGACCCAAAAGAAACTTGGGCCTTTATTACTTGGATCATATTTGCAATTTATTTACATACTCAAACAAATATAAAATGGAAGGGTACAAATTCAGCAATTGTAGCGTTTATTGGGTTTCTTATAATTTGGATATGCTATTTTGGAGTAAATCTATTAGCAATAGGATTACATAGTTATGGTTCATTTACATTAACATCTAATTAA
- the ndhB gene encoding NADH-plastoquinone oxidoreductase subunit 2, which produces MKAFHLLLFDGSLIFPECILIFGLILLLMIDSTSDQKDIPWLYFISSTSLVMSITALLFRWREEPMISFSGNFQTNNFNEIFQFLILLCSTLCIPLSVEYIECTEMAITEFLLFVLTATLGGMFLCGANDLITIFVAPECFSLCSYLLSGYTKKDVRSNEATMKYLLMGGASSSILVHGFSWLYGLSGGEIELQEIVNGLINTQMYNSPGISIALIFITVGIGFKLSPAPSHQWTPDVYEGSPTPVVAFLSVTSKVAASASATRIFDIPFYFSSNEWHLLLEILAILSMIVGNIIAITQTSMKRMLAYSSIGQIGYVIIGIIVGDSNNGYASMITYMLFYISMNLGAFACIVLFGLRTGTDNIRDYAGLYTKDPFLALSLALCLLSLGGLPPLAGFFGKLYLFWCGWRAGLYSLVLIGLLTSVVSIYYYLKIIKLLMTGRNQEITPHVRNYRRSPLRSNNSIELSMIVCVIASTIPGISMNPIIAIAQDTLF; this is translated from the exons ATGAAAGCCTTTCATTTGCTTCTCTTCGATGGAAGTTTGATTTTCCCAGAATGTATCCTAATTTTTGGCCTAATTCTTCTTCTGATGATCGATTCAACCTCTGATCAAAAAGATATACCTTGGTTATATTTCATCTCTTCAACAAGTTTAGTAATGAGCATAACGGCCCTATTGTTCCGATGGAGAGAAGAACCTATGATTAGCTTTTCGGGAAATTTCCAAACGAACAATTTCAACGAAATCTTTCAATTTCTTATTTTACTATGTTCAACTCTATGTATTCCTCTATCCGTAGAGTACATTGAATGTACAGAAATGGCTATAACAGAGTTTCTCTTATTCGTATTAACAGCTACTCTAGGAGGAATGTTTTTATGTGGTGCTAACGATTTAATAACTATCTTTGTAGCTCCAGAATGTTTCAGTTTATGCTCCTACCTATTATCTGGATATACCAAGAAAGATGTACGGTCTAATGAGGCTACTATGAAATATTTACTCATGGGTGGGGCAAGCTCTTCTATTCTGGTTCATGGTTTCTCTTGGCTATATGGTTTATCCGGGGGAGAGATCGAGCTTCAAGAAATAGTGAATGGTCTTATCAATACACAAATGTATAACTCCCCGGGAATTTCAATTGCGCTCATATTCATCACTGTAGGAATTGGGTTCAAGCTTTCCCCAGCCCCTTCTCATCAATGGACTCCTGACGTATACGAAGGA TCTCCCACTCCAGTCGTTGCTTTTCTTTCTGTTACTTCGAAAGTAGCTGCTTCAGCTTCAGCCACTCGAATTTTCGATATTCCTTTTTATTTCTCATCAAACGAATGGCATCTTCTTCTGGAAATCCTAGCTATTCTTAGCATGATAGTGGGAAATATCATTGCTATTACTCAAACAAGCATGAAACGTATGCTTGCATATTCGTCCATAGGTCAAATTGGATATGTAATTATTGGAATAATTGTTGGAGACTCAAATAATGGATATGCAAGCATGATAACTTATATGCTGTTCTATATCTCCATGAATCTAGGAGCTTTTGCTTGCATTGTATTATTTGGTCTACGTACCGGAACTGATAACATTCGAGATTATGCAGGATTATACACGAAAGATCCTTTTTTGGCTCTCTCTTTAGCCCTATGTCTCTTATCCCTAGGAGGTCTTCCTCCACTAGCAGGTTTTTTCGGAAAACTTTATTTATTCTGGTGTGGATGGCGGGCAGGCCTATATTCCTTGGTTTTAATAGGACTCCTTACAAGCGTTGTTTCTATCTACTATTATCTAAAAATAATCAAGTTATTAATGACTGGACGAAACCAAGAAATCACCCCTCACGTGCGAAATTATAGAAGATCCCCTTTAAGATCAAACAATTCCATCGAATTGAGTATGATTGTATGTGTGATAGCATCTACTATACCAGGAATATCAATGAACCCGATTATTGCAATTGCTCAGGATACCCTTTTTTAG
- the ndhG gene encoding NADH-plastoquinone oxidoreductase subunit 6, whose protein sequence is MDLPGPIHDFLLVFLGSGLILGSLAVVLLPNPIYSAFSLGLVLFCISLFYILSNSYFVAAAQLLIYVGAINVLIIFAVMFMNGSEYYKDFHLWTVGDGVTSMICTSLFISLITTIPDTAWYGISWTTKSNHILEQDLISNSQQIGIHLATDFFLPFELISIILLVALIGAISIARQ, encoded by the coding sequence ATGGATTTACCCGGACCAATACATGATTTTCTTTTAGTCTTTCTAGGATCGGGTCTTATATTAGGAAGTCTGGCAGTAGTATTACTTCCGAATCCAATTTATTCGGCCTTTTCCTTGGGATTGGTTCTGTTTTGTATATCCTTATTCTATATTCTATCGAACTCATATTTTGTAGCTGCTGCGCAGCTCCTTATTTATGTAGGAGCTATAAATGTTTTAATAATTTTTGCTGTGATGTTTATGAATGGTTCAGAATATTACAAAGATTTTCATCTTTGGACCGTTGGAGATGGGGTTACTTCAATGATTTGTACAAGTCTTTTTATTTCACTAATTACTACTATTCCAGATACGGCCTGGTATGGCATCAGCTGGACTACAAAATCAAATCATATTTTAGAACAAGATTTGATAAGTAATAGCCAACAAATTGGAATTCATTTAGCAACCGATTTTTTTCTTCCATTTGAACTCATTTCAATAATCCTTTTAGTAGCTTTAATAGGTGCTATTTCGATAGCTCGTCAATAA